Proteins encoded in a region of the Mixophyes fleayi isolate aMixFle1 chromosome 5, aMixFle1.hap1, whole genome shotgun sequence genome:
- the OLAH gene encoding S-acyl fatty acid synthase thioesterase, medium chain has product MDKLVNCLYKRPNAITRLICFPWAGGGSIYYAQWGRLFDDSIEVCAIRLPGRESRSSETFAQSMDQIVDEITRVLLPQLQEKPFAFFGHSFGSFTSFATAVRLKEKYGLEPAHLFVSGASAPHSKSRYPIQKRTDLSDEDFLKWMSSTGGTPAEILQNKDAMQLFLPPLKADLRVVENVVYENPVSPVLSCGLTCFDGTEDAPHDLDAWKDVTNGDFSIHMLPGGHFYLKDPKNEKLLVTYICKYLETIECAYF; this is encoded by the exons ATGGACAAACTTGTAAACTGTCTCTATAAACGACCAAACGCCATCACCCGGTTAATATGCTTTCCCTGGGCCGGAGGAGGATCAATATATTACGCACAGTGGGGCCGGCTGTTTGATGACTCTATTGAAG TTTGCGCGATCAGACTTCCAGGAAGAGAATCTCGTTCTTCAGAGACGTTTGCTCAGAGCATGGACCAAATAGTGGATGAAATTACTCGAGTGTTGTTGCCGCAGCTGCAGGAAAAGCCTTTTGCTTTTTTTGGCCACAG TTTTGGATCTTTCACCAGTTTTGCTACTGCAGTTCGGTTGAAAGAGAAGTATGGTCTGGAGCCCGCACATCTCTTTGTGTCTGGAGCATCTGCCCCACAT TCAAAATCCCGTTACCCAATTCAAAAAAGAACTGATTTGAGCGATGAAGATTTTCTGAAGTGGATGTCTTCAACGGGTGGGACGCCAGCTGAAATTCTACAGAACAAGGACGCAATGCAGCTCTTCCTCCCACCGCTTAAAGCTGATCTAAGAGTTGTTGAGAACGTTGT CTACGAGAATCCGGTCTCTCCTGTCCTGTCCTGCGGACTTACATGTTTCGATGGCACGGAAGATGCTCCTCATGATTTAGATG CCTGGAAGGACGTTACAAATGGAGATTTCAGTATTCACATGCTACCAGGGGGACATTTTTATCTGAAGGATCCTAAAAATGAGAAGTTGCTTGTGACATACATATGCAAATATTTGGAAACAATAGAGTGTGCTTATTTTTAA